Below is a window of Shewanella khirikhana DNA.
GTTAATATTCCCGTACTTCTGCTAACTGCGATGGAGAGACGGAGAAGGCTAGGCCAGCACGGCGTTGGTTGTCCGTGTTTAAGGTGGTAGGTAGTGTGCTTAGGCAAATCCGGGCACACATATACCGAGAGCTGATGACGAGGTGCTACGGCACTGAAGTGGTTGATGCCATGCTTCCAGGAAAATCTTCTAAGCTTCAGGTTAGCAGGAATCGTACCCCAAACCGACACAGGTGGTCGGGTAGAGAATACCAAGGCGCTTGAGAGAACTCGGCTGAAGGAACTAGGCAAAATGGTACCGTAACTTCGGGAGAAGGTACGCTGCTGGCGGTGATGGGACTTGCTCCTTAAGCTGCTGGCAGTCGCAGATACCAGGTGGCTGCAACTGTTTATCAAAAACACAGCACTGTGCAAACTCGCAAGAGGAAGTATACGGTGTGACGCCTGCCCGGTGCCGGAAGGTTAATTGATTGGGTTATCGCAAGAGAAGCTCATGATCGAAGCCCCGGTAAACGGCGGCCGTAACTATAACGGTCCTAAGGTAGCGAAATTCCTTGTCGGGTAAGTTCCGACCTGCACGAATGGCGTAATGATGGCCACGCTGTCTCCAGCCGAGACTCAGTGAAGTTGAAATTGCGGTGAAGATGCCGTATACCCGCGGCTAGACGGAAAGACCCCGTGAACCTTTACTATAGCTTGGCACTGAACATTGACCCTACATGTGTAGGATAGGTGGGAGACTTTGAAGCGGGAACGCCAGTTCTCGTGGAGTCAATCTTGAAATACCACCCTTGTAGTGTTGGTGTTCTAACCTCGGTCCATGAATCTGGACTAGGGACAGTGCCTGGTGGGTAGTTTGACTGGGGCGGTCTCCTCCCAAAGAGTAACGGAGGAGCACGAAGGTTGGCTAAACACGGTCGGACATCGTGTGGTTAGTGTAATGGCACAAGCCAGCTTAACTGCGAGACAGACACGTCGAGCAGGTACGAAAGTAGGTCATAGTGATCCGGTGGTTCTGTATGGAAGGGCCATCGCTCAACGGATAAAAGGTACTCCGGGGATAACAGGCTGATACCGCCCAAGAGTTCATATCGACGGCGGTGTTTGGCACCTCGATGTCGGCTCATCACATCCTGGGGCTGAAGTCGGTCCCAAGGGTATGGCTGTTCGCCATTTAAAGTGGTACGCGAGCTGGGTTCAGAACGTCGTGAGACAGTTCGGTCCCTATCTGCCGTGGGCGTTGGAAGATTGAGGGGGGTTGCTCCTAGTACGAGAGGACCGGAGTGAACGAACCGCTGGTGTTCGGGTTGTCATGCCAATGGCATTGCCCGGTAGCTACGTTCGGAATCGATAACCGCTGAAAGCATCTAAGCGGGAAGCGAGCCCCAAGATGAGTCTTCCCTTGGACCTTGAGTCCACTGAAGAGCCGTCCGAGACCAGGACGTTGATAGGCAGGGTGTGTAAGCGTTGTGAGGCGTTGAGCTAACCTGTACTAATGACTCGTGCGGCTTAACCATACAACCCAGATGGGTTTCAGATGGTGTAGATAGTCTTGAAGAGACCAGACTTGATTGAAGTGATAACTCAATAGCACAGAATACCGGTCGCTTAGCTCAGCCGGGAGAGCACCTCCCTTACAAGGAGGGGGTCACTGGTTCGATCCCAGTAGCGACCACCATATTTACTGCAAAGCAGCTTTCCGAATTAACAAATTTGTCTGGTGACAATAGCGCTCTGGTCCCACCTGATCCCATTCCGAACTCAGTAGTGAAACGGAGCAGCGCCGATGGTAGTGTGGGGTCTCCCCATGTGAGAGTAGGTCATTGCCAGACGCCAAATTCTGATTTGCACTTTTAAAGTGAAATCAAAGAGTTTGCTGATATGGCTCAGTCGGTAGAGCGCATCCTTGGTAAGGATGAGGTCCCCAGTTCGATTCTGGGTATCAGCACCATTATTCGCCGCCAGGTACTAAATGGCAGCAACAAAATTTGCCTGGAAACCATAGCGCTGTGGTCCCACCTGATCCCATTCCGAACTCAGTAGTGAAACGCAGTAGCGCCGATGGTAGTGTGGGGCCTCCCCATGTGAGAGTAGGACATTTCCAGGCATCAAATATGAGAACCCCGACGGCAACGTCGGGGTTTTTCTTTATCTGGGCTTCGAAAGCCAGATGCTGTTTTTAAGAGAGGTGTTACGCCACAGCTAACGTAACACCTCAGTAATGCCTGCAGAGAAAGTTCAGCTAAAGTCTTGCAGTATTTTATCAAGAATCGGCTGGTTGGCATCCGGGAACTGATATGTGCCTATGTCCTGCATTGACACCCATTCGATTTGTTGCCCTTCGATACCGCTAGCTTCACCACTGAAGTCTTCTACGAGATGAATATCCAGCAGTACCTGCTTGTCAGGATAATCGTGGCTGATTTCCATATAAGGTTGGCTGGTGTGTACCGTCAGGCCAACTTCTTCTTTTAGCTCGCGTTTGAGGGCTTCTGAGGTGGTTTCACCGGCCTCGACCTTGCCACCGGGAAACTCCCATTTTCCACCCTGATGCAGATGGCCATGACGCTTCGCCAGCAAGATGTGCGAGCCTTGTTTAATGATGCCTACGGCAACGTGAACACGTTTGGTCATACGATGACTCTTTGATAGTAAGTTTGGGAATGGGCTTGGGGTCAATCGGGTGCTTTGAAGAAGTCTGCTTCTTCATAACCGAGCTGATCCAGCAGCTCTTCGCTGATGTCATCTTTTACTGGAATGGCATGCTTCTCTGAGGCCCAATCTCCCAAGTCAATCAGTTTGCAGCGTTCACTGCAAAATGGCTTGAAGGCGGAGGAGGCGTCCCAGGTAACAGGCTTTTGGCACTGGGGGCACTTAACCGTCAATGTCATGAGAAAAACCTTTTTGGATGGAATAACAATCCCAAAATGGGGAAGCCTTATGGTAAAGCCTTCAGGCGCAGGTCGCCAGTTTAAAGGCGATGGTCTTA
It encodes the following:
- the mutT gene encoding 8-oxo-dGTP diphosphatase MutT, coding for MTKRVHVAVGIIKQGSHILLAKRHGHLHQGGKWEFPGGKVEAGETTSEALKRELKEEVGLTVHTSQPYMEISHDYPDKQVLLDIHLVEDFSGEASGIEGQQIEWVSMQDIGTYQFPDANQPILDKILQDFS
- the yacG gene encoding DNA gyrase inhibitor YacG → MTLTVKCPQCQKPVTWDASSAFKPFCSERCKLIDLGDWASEKHAIPVKDDISEELLDQLGYEEADFFKAPD